A DNA window from Enterobacter asburiae contains the following coding sequences:
- the hlyD gene encoding secretion protein HlyD, which produces MKKPVAIILVVVVLLAAGVGGWLWYQSHQDKGLTLYGNVDIRTVNMSFRVGGRLASLSVDEGDAIKSGQTLGMLDKAPYENALLQAKAGVSVAQAQYDLMLAGYRDEEIAQAAAAVKQAQAAYDYAQNFYARQQGLWKSRTISANDLENARSSRDQAQATLKSAQDKLSQYHTGNRPQDIAQAKASLEQAQAQLAQAELDLHDTTLIAPSDGMLMTRAVEPGSMLSAGSAVLTLSLTRPVWVRAYVDEPNLGQMQPGRELLLYTDGRPDKPYHGKVGFVSPTAEFTPKTVETPDLRTDLVYRLRIIVTDADDALRQGMPVTVKVNNGERHE; this is translated from the coding sequence ATGAAAAAACCTGTCGCCATCATTCTGGTGGTTGTTGTTTTGCTTGCTGCCGGAGTCGGTGGATGGCTGTGGTATCAGAGCCATCAGGATAAAGGCCTGACGCTGTACGGCAACGTGGATATTCGTACGGTGAACATGAGCTTCCGCGTGGGCGGTCGTCTCGCCTCGCTGAGCGTTGACGAAGGCGATGCCATTAAAAGCGGGCAGACGCTGGGGATGCTGGATAAAGCGCCCTATGAGAATGCGCTGCTGCAGGCCAAAGCGGGGGTGTCCGTCGCCCAGGCGCAGTATGACCTGATGCTGGCAGGCTATCGCGACGAAGAGATCGCCCAGGCCGCCGCTGCCGTTAAGCAGGCGCAAGCCGCCTATGACTACGCGCAGAACTTCTACGCGCGCCAGCAGGGGTTGTGGAAAAGCCGCACCATTTCCGCTAACGATCTGGAAAATGCGCGCTCGTCCCGCGACCAGGCGCAGGCAACGCTGAAGTCCGCGCAGGATAAGTTAAGCCAGTACCACACCGGTAACCGCCCGCAGGATATCGCCCAGGCGAAAGCCAGCCTTGAACAGGCGCAGGCGCAGCTGGCTCAGGCAGAGCTGGATCTGCACGACACCACCTTAATCGCGCCGTCTGACGGCATGCTGATGACCCGCGCCGTGGAGCCGGGCAGCATGCTCAGCGCGGGCAGCGCCGTCTTAACGCTCTCCCTGACCCGCCCGGTCTGGGTACGCGCCTACGTTGATGAGCCTAATCTCGGCCAGATGCAGCCGGGCCGCGAGCTGCTGCTCTATACCGACGGCCGCCCGGACAAGCCGTATCACGGCAAAGTGGGCTTTGTCTCCCCTACTGCCGAATTCACGCCGAAAACCGTTGAAACACCGGACCTGCGTACCGACCTCGTGTATCGCCTGCGCATCATCGTGACCGATGCGGACGACGCGCTGCGTCAGGGCATGCCCGTCACCGTAAAAGTGAACAACGGGGAACGACATGAATGA
- a CDS encoding ATP-binding cassette domain-containing protein — MNDAVIQLNNLVKRFAGMDKPAVAPLNCTIRKGYVTGLVGPDGAGKTTLMRMLAGLLKPDEGSASVLGLDPIEDDGALHAMLGYMPQKFGLYEDLTVMENLNLYADLRSVTGETRQKTFARLLEFTSLGPFTDRLAGKLSGGMKQKLGLACTLVGEPKVLLLDEPGVGVDPISRRELWQMVHELAGDGMLILWSTSYLDEAEQCRDVLLMNEGELLYQGEPTTLTQSMAGRSFLLHSPQESNRRLLQRVLRLPQVSDGMIQGRSVRVILKKEATVDDIRQAPGMPEIEMEETAPRFEDAFIDLLGGAGTSESPLAAILHTVEGTPGETVIEAKSLTKKFGDFAATDNVNFAVKRGEIFGLLGPNGAGKSTTFKMMCGLLVPTSGKALVLDMDLKVSSGKARQHLGYMAQKFSLYGNLTVEQNLRFFSGVYGLRGRAQNEKIRRMSDAFALTNIASHATDELPLGFKQRLALACSLMHEPDILFLDEPTSGVDPITRREFWLHINSMVEKGVTVMVTTHFMDEAEYCDRIGLVYRGKLIAHGTPDDLKNQAADDEVPDPTMEQAFITLIHDWDKENAHAQ, encoded by the coding sequence ATGAATGACGCGGTTATTCAGCTCAACAATCTGGTTAAACGCTTCGCGGGAATGGACAAACCGGCCGTCGCGCCGCTGAACTGCACCATCCGGAAAGGCTATGTGACCGGGCTGGTCGGTCCGGACGGCGCGGGGAAAACCACGCTGATGCGGATGCTGGCGGGGTTGCTCAAGCCGGATGAAGGAAGCGCCAGCGTGCTCGGTCTTGACCCGATCGAGGATGACGGAGCCCTTCACGCCATGCTCGGCTATATGCCGCAGAAGTTTGGCCTGTATGAAGATCTGACGGTGATGGAAAACCTGAACCTGTACGCCGACCTGCGCAGCGTCACCGGCGAAACGCGGCAAAAAACCTTCGCGCGCCTGCTGGAGTTTACCTCCCTCGGCCCGTTCACCGACCGGCTGGCGGGCAAGCTCTCCGGCGGGATGAAGCAGAAGCTGGGGCTGGCCTGCACGCTGGTTGGCGAGCCGAAAGTGCTGCTGCTGGACGAGCCCGGCGTCGGCGTAGACCCGATTTCGCGCCGCGAACTGTGGCAGATGGTGCACGAGCTGGCGGGCGACGGAATGCTGATCCTCTGGAGCACCTCCTACCTCGACGAAGCGGAACAGTGCCGGGACGTGCTGCTGATGAACGAAGGCGAACTGCTTTATCAGGGCGAGCCGACGACGCTGACGCAGAGCATGGCCGGGCGCAGCTTCCTGCTGCACAGCCCGCAGGAGTCTAACCGCAGGCTGCTGCAGCGGGTGCTCAGGCTGCCGCAGGTCAGCGACGGGATGATCCAGGGCCGCTCGGTACGGGTGATCCTCAAAAAAGAGGCCACCGTCGACGATATTCGCCAGGCGCCCGGCATGCCTGAGATCGAGATGGAAGAGACCGCGCCGCGCTTTGAGGACGCGTTTATCGACCTGCTGGGCGGCGCGGGTACCTCAGAGTCGCCGCTTGCCGCCATTCTGCATACGGTGGAAGGCACGCCGGGCGAAACGGTGATTGAAGCCAAATCCCTCACCAAAAAGTTCGGGGATTTCGCCGCCACCGACAACGTCAACTTTGCGGTGAAGCGCGGGGAGATTTTTGGCCTGCTCGGACCGAACGGCGCGGGAAAATCGACCACCTTTAAGATGATGTGCGGCCTGCTGGTGCCGACGTCCGGCAAGGCGCTGGTGCTGGATATGGACCTTAAGGTCAGCTCCGGCAAGGCGCGCCAGCATCTCGGCTATATGGCGCAGAAGTTTTCCCTGTACGGCAACCTGACGGTCGAGCAGAATCTGCGCTTTTTCTCCGGCGTGTACGGCCTTCGTGGGCGGGCACAGAACGAGAAAATCCGCCGCATGAGCGACGCCTTCGCCTTAACCAACATTGCCTCCCACGCCACCGACGAGCTGCCGCTCGGCTTTAAGCAGCGGCTGGCGCTGGCCTGCTCGCTGATGCACGAGCCGGATATTCTGTTTCTTGATGAGCCGACATCAGGCGTTGACCCCATTACCCGCCGTGAGTTCTGGCTGCACATCAACAGCATGGTGGAAAAAGGCGTGACCGTGATGGTGACCACCCACTTCATGGACGAGGCGGAGTACTGCGACCGCATCGGGCTGGTGTATCGCGGCAAGCTGATTGCCCACGGTACCCCGGACGACCTGAAAAACCAGGCCGCCGACGATGAGGTTCCGGATCCGACCATGGAGCAGGCGTTTATCACCCTCATCCACGACTGGGATAAGGAGAATGCCCATGCGCAGTAA